The genomic interval GAATTGAAGGCGTCTTACGACCAGGCGGCGGGAGCGGCCAAGCAGAAAATGTTCCTCGGAAGCGGCCGCGTCATCGTCCATGGCGACGGCGGCAAGCGCGCGCCGGCGGAGCATGCGGAGCCGCTCCGCATCGGCACCAGCCAGATTCAGTCGATGGTATACGCCTTCCAATCCGCCGAGCTCGCGGCGTACCTGGATGCGCTGTTCGACCGGCTGTCCGTTCGCCGAGACCCCGATCTGGCGCATATCATTACCTTCGAGCTGCTCATGATCCTGACGACGCTGTGGCCGGACGTGGCGAACGACGACCGGCAGGTGACGGAGCTGAAAAAGCAGTATTACGACCAGCTGTCCAGACTCGAGACGGTCGAGGAGAGCAGAGTTTGGTTCAAGCAGTCGTTCGAGGCGCTGGTGCGGCATATTGCCGGGATGTACAACAGCGACCGCAACAGCATCGTCAAAGCGACGAATTACATCCGGCAGTTTTACGACAGGGAGATCTCGCTCCAATTCATAAGCGGCTTCGTGCACCTGAGCAAAAATTACTTCGCGAATTTGTTTAAAAAGGAAGTCGGCGAGAGCTTCCTGGAATATCTGACGCGGATTCGCATCGACAATGCCAAAGAGCTGCTGAGGCAAGAAATGAAGACCGGGGATGTCGGGAGCCTGGTCGGCATTCCGGACCCCAAGTATTTTTCGAAGGTGTTCAAGAAAATTACGGGCCTGTCTCCTTCGGAATACCGCGCTTTGCACCGGGACGCTTCGAACGACATCGGGCCGTGAGAATATGTAACCGTTTGCCGAATGGGGAAAAACGAATGAAAGGGGCGTGAATCTGTGGTACGAACGCGCACGGCATTGCCGGCAATCTCGCTGTGCCTGCTGCTGTCGGGCTGCTTCGGACCGTCCGGCGGCGACGTTCTGCCCGGGGCGAGCGGAGATGGCCCGGCGCCTGTGGTGCTGTCCTTCTGGAATCCGTTCGGCGGAGGGGAGGGCGAATTCGTCGAGCGCATCATCGGGGACTTCAACGCCTCGCAGGACGCCGTGTTCGTGAAGCAGCTTCGGCTCGAGTCCAACGAGTATTACGCCAGACTCGGTACCGCGCTCTCTTTCGGCAGCGGTCCCGACGTGGCCGTCGTCCATGCGGACCGACTGGCGCCGCTCGTCAAGGCGGGGCGCATATCGGAGCTCGACGGGCTGGCGGAGCAGGCCGGCTTTCGTTTCGAGGAGATCGACGCGTCGAACGTGCAAAGCGTCGTCTTCGGCGGGAAGCATTATGCGATTCCGCTGGATACGCATTTTCATATGCTGTACTACAACAAAGACATTCTGGCCAAAGCCGGCGCGCTCGGCGGGGACGATACGCCCGATCTGGGGGAAGCCACGCCGGAAGGATTCGTGCGGTTTTTGCGGCAGATTCGCGAACGGGTGCCGGACGTGCAGCCCTTTGCCGTGAACACGCCGTATTTCCAGGAGCCGTTTCTGGACCTGTACTACGAGGCGGGCGGCGATCTGCTCAGTCCGGACGGCACGCGGGCGGCGATCGCCGGCGACGCGGCCGTCCGGGTGCTTGCTTTTTATCAGCGGCTGTTCGCCGAAGGCTTAAGCGATCTGAACGACAAGACGCCCTGGGACTCCTTCGATAAAGGACGGGCGGGGCTGTGGTTCGGCGGCGTATGGGAAGCGGGGCATTACCTGGCCAACCCCGCCCTGAACGTAGGCATTATGCCGCTGCCGCCGATCTTCGGGAGCGACGTCCATTGGGGCAGCTCGCATACGCTGGCCATTCCGGCTTACGCGACCGGCGCGAAGCGGGACGCCGCCATGGCTTTTATCAAGTACTTTTCGGAGGTCGGCAGCGTTTTGTGGGGGGAAGCGGGACATATTCCGGCCAATACGGCCGTCATGACGAGCGCGGAATATCAGGCGCTGCCTTATCGCAAGCTATTCGTCCGATCGCAGCGGACCGTGAAGCCGGCGCCGAAAACGGACAAGTACGCAGCGTTGTTGACCGCCTTGTCGGAGGAGCTGCAGAGCATCATTCAAAACCGCACGGAACCGGCAAGCGGACTGGCGGCGGCGGAGCGGCGTCTGAACGAGATTTTGTCGAACTAAAAAACGGCGCTCCCGAACCGCCAAGCGGTCAGGGGGCGCCGTCTTCGTCGCGCGCTGCGACGGGAGACGAACGAGAAGGTTGATGGGCCGGAGCCTGCTCGATGGCAGGACGGCTATGCGGGCTTGCTGTGTCTGGGGTTCGTCTACCCGCGGATCGTAATGCCGTGATCGAAGCGCAGTCGGCAGCGGCGCCCGGGTTCGACCCCGGGGAACGACGCGTCCAATGACTCATGGCTTAATCTGTAATTAAACGCGTGCGGGCGCCGTCAAACGACAAATTGCGATTTCGATCAAAAAAGGGACTTTTATCCACGACTCTCGACTCAGCGCGGCGTCTCGCTCATGGCGACCGAGATCAGACGATCTTCGGCGTCGCTGAACCGGACGGTCACGAATACGCCGAATTCCCGGTCGGCCTGGCGGAGCCAAAGCTTGAATTTCTCCTCGCTGAGGCCGCCTCCGAGCTGCGTTCTGCCGATGTGCGAATAATCGACGAGCGCCGCCTTCGGATATTTGTCTTTGGTCTCCTTGATCGCGATCAGGCTCCACTTATGGTAGGAGGTGTCCGCGGCATCGGCATGTCCGGCGCGCAACGCCAAACCTGTACAGGCGGCGACTGCCAGCGTAGCGAGCAGGAAGCTCAGGCGGATCGTGCCCGTTACCTTCTTGGAATAGCGCAGATTCATCGTAGCTGCGACCTCCTTGATCATCGGTTGCCGACCGTACCATTATGCCCCAATCGAAGCGGATAATGCCCAGCGAATGGCGTGAATCTTAATGGATTAAAGATTGACATGGTTTAGTTGGACAAGCATAATATTGGTAAATAAATGGCGCGGGGAAGCGCCCCGTCAGAGCCGCGCACGGGTCCGTGTCGCTTTGACGGGGCGCTTTTTTCCTTAAAGGGAGCAGTGTGATGACTGGGCTGAACAAGAAAGACAAGGATGACAAGGATGACAAGAAAGAAAAGAAAGACGAGGAAGACAAGAAAGACACTGAAGCCAAGGAAAACACGAAAGCCAAGGAAAACACGAAAGCCAAGGAGAACACGAAAGCCAAGGAGAACACGAAAGCCAAGGAAAACACGAAAGCCAAGGAAAACACGAAAGCCAAGGAAAACACGAAAGCCAAGGAGAACACGAAAGCCAAGGGTAGCGAGGTTCGCGAGCAGGTCGTGACCTACGAGATCTACGCGGACATGCCGGACGACGGCAATCGCTACGAGATCTTCGACGGCAAGCTCGAGTTGATGTCCGGACCGAATATTTATCATCAGGCCATCAGCGGCAAGCTGCATCTGCTCTTACAAAGCTGTACCTCGGACTATATTGTGCTTTATTCGCCGCTGGATGTCATCCTCAGCAATACCAATGTCATGCAGCCGGATCTCGTGCTCGTCAGCAAGGACCGCTGGGACATCGTCAGCAAGCGCGGCGTGGAAGGGGCGCCCGATCTGGCCGTCGAGATCCTGTCCCCGGGCTCGCGCAAGCGGGATCGGGTGCGCAAGCATGCGGTCTACGAGAAGCACGGCGTATCCGAATACTGGATCGTCGACCCGACCGCCCGGACGCTGGAGCAGTTTTTGCTCGTCGACGGTCGCTACCGCGTAGGCGAGCTTTTCGAGGAGCAGGACCGGGTCGTTTCGGAGCGGTTCCCGTGCCTCTCCTTCGCAGTAGACGAGCTGTTCAAGGGCGACGTGCTGGAGCGGCTGGCATCGTTGAACTGATCGAAGCTGGTCGAGGCTGATCAAAGTTGATCGAAGGCTGGCGTACCGCCATTTATTTCATGGACGCCGCTAGCCGGAGGCTTTTTTTGACAACTCGCCTACTTCGCAACCGCAAACCGCAGGACCGTCCGCAGCTTCTCCGGCGCCGTCCTGCGCGGATCGGACAGATAAATCTCGCGATGCAGCCTCGACGCGCGCCGATAGCCTGCCTCCGCGCAGAATGCCTCCATCCTCGCGAAGCTGGCAGGTTCCTCCTCGAAGCTGCCGGTATGCATCATTTGACAGCTCGGGCCGTCCGCCATCGTGATGAATTTCAGCCGATCGAGTGGCGCGTTTGGTTTATTTGCCGCCGTCTTTTCGACGAAATACCGGAATCCGTCCTCCGTCAAAAAGTCGGGCTGGCGAATCATAATCGTGTATTTCCAATTGTTTTTGTCCGTGGATGGCTTCGTCAAGTCGACGAGGCCCCATACGCCCTCGAGCGGATAGACCGTATAATCGTAGTACCCGGCAGGCGCATCGCTTCCTTTATACGACATTTTGACCGCGTAGCTCAGCGCGTACAGCGCCTCCGTCTCCAGTGCGAACGCGGGACGGTTCGGATCCCCCTCGCCTTCGATCGCGACGAAGGACATGGCGGGCACGTCGAGAATGACGGGCTCGCCCTTGGGCAGATAGAGCGCTTTGTCTTGCTTCTTATAGTCGATTTTGGCGGTCATGAGCGGGCCTCCCCGGTTTTAATAACCATATATTGCGGTATCTTCGGTGACAACAGGCTGTCAGTGGCAGTTTTGACATCGGCGGGACTGGACAATTCCGAGCTGCGATCGGTACACTTGGCTTAGAGCGGCTAAGCCGGGACCAGATTCGATAGAGCAGGGAGACCGCATCCAATGAGATTTTCGATACAATACCTGTCGTTCTTCGTCATTCAGTCGGAAAGCGACAAGGAGACGGACACGAACAAGCGATACAAGCATTATCAAACGCTGGATCACTACGACTATGAGGACAGCGAGGTCAAGTCGTTTCTCGACGAGGAGTTCGCGCGGATCGCCAAGCGCAAGGCCGACATCAACCCGGACACCGCCGCGGCGCCGACCAAGATCGGCCGCTTCATCATGGAGCCGGGGCAGGAGCCCGAGAGCAACCCGAATTACAACCTGTTCCAGCGGCTGCGCGTGGCCACGACCAAGGAACAATTCCACTATGCGTGCGACGACGTGCTGCGGAGCTACATGGACACGAGCGCGGTGCGCGGGGGCGCGTTTATCGTGGCGGCGGCCAAGGTGAACGAGCTGTTCGACGAGCCGTTCGTATTCGTGCTGAAGTGCGACTTCGAGTCCAAGATCGCCCGCATCTCCGACGAGCGCAGCCTGATCTCCAAGGTCGACATGGCCATCAGCGCGCGCAACATCAAGTCGATTCAGTATCCCCACATGCCGGAGGAGGGGATGCTCGAGCCGTACGAGCTGAAGATTCATCAGGCGTCGCATGCGCGTTATTTCGAGGATTTCTTGAAGTACGTTTCGTACGAAAAGTCGAAGCCTGAGATCGTGAACGATCAGGTCCTGGGACTTGTGCAGGAATATATGGAGCGCAAGTGGTCGGGAGACGGCACGGAAGGCGAGACGGGCTATGCGGCGGACGGGGAAGCGGGAGCGATGGGCGGCCCGGGCGCCTTGCAGGACGGCGGGATGGCCGGCGCTTACGGGACCGGCGCGGACGCTGCCAGCGGCTACGGCGAGTACGAGGCGATCCGCCAGCGAGATCCGGCCGCGGATATGGGCTATGGCGCGCCCGGCTATGGTGCGGGGGGGTACGATGAAGCCGGCCTGAGCGGCGGCGCATACGCCGGCCAAGGTGGCGACGGCTACGGCGGCGGCCAGGGCGGCGGCGGATATGGAGGCGGAGGCGGCGGCATATCACGGGCGGCCCGCGGCAGCGGCAGCTGGGCGCAGGAGGCGCGCGAGTTCGAGATGTGGGCGGCCGGCGACAAGCGGCAGCTGCAAGAAAAGTGGACGCACGAAGACGTCATGGGCGCGACCGCCCATATCGTGGAGTATCAGCCGGATCTGGAGCTGAAGTTCAAGGCCGACGATATTGCCGTCCGGGCCAAGATGAGCGACTACGGCGATTCGATCCATATCGCCCGCATGAACGGCAAGTACGTGCTGTTGATCGAAGCCGACGGCCTGCACTTCGAGAAAGGCATGTCCCCGATCGAGCTGCTGCATCCCGAGGACATCGAGCAAGTGCTGGCCCGCATGCGCGGTCGTCCGCGCCCGGGACATTAAGACGTTAACTTTAGGCAATGGTTTGGGCGTGCCGTCGGGGTTACGATGCAGGGCGAGCGTTGTGCTTGCGAGAGTGCGGGTGCGAGGCGGATAGCGGCAGTTTTTGCCACTATGGGGCCGCGAGAGTATGGGGCCGTGAGAGCGTGGGGTCGTGAGAGCGTGGGGTCGTAAGAGCGTGGGTGCGAAGTCGATAGCGGCAATTTTTGCCGCTATGGGTCGCGAGAGTATGGGTGTGAGTCGGATAGCGGCAATTTTTGCCGCTATGGGTCGCGAGAGTATGGGTGTGAGTCGGATAGCGGCAATTTTTGCCGCTATGAGGTCGCGAGAGCGTGGGTACGAGTCGGATAGCGGCAATTTTTGCCGCTATGGGGCCGTGAGAGTGTAGGTGCGAAGCGCATAGCGGCAATTTTTGCCGCTATGGGTCGCGAGAGTATGGGTGCGAGGCAGATAGCGGCAGTTTTTGCCGCTATGGGGCCGTGAGAGTATGGGTGCGAGCCGGATAGGCAATATACCAAAATCATTTAAGGCTAAGTCGAGGTATGTTTGTGAACATAGCGGATATCGCGCTGTTTAAAGGACTGTCCAACGTGGATCTGGCCAAGGTGCTCGGGCGGCTGGAACGGCGTACGCTGCGGGCGGACGAGACGCTGTTTAGTGCAGGCGACCCGGGGGACGGCATGTACGTCGTGCTGCGCGGGCAGATCGCGCTCTATATAGAGACGGATGAAGGCGCGCGGCGGGCGCTGACCGTATTGCAAGAGGGGGACATGCTCGGCGAGATGGCGCTCCTGACCGGCGAGCCGCGCAGCGCGACCGCCGTCGCCGCCGCCGAGACGGAGCTTTTCGAGATCGGCGAAGAGACGTTCCGGCAGCTGATCGAGGAGCATGCGGTGCTGTCGGCTTATTTTATACGTCTGCTGTCGGGCAGGCTGACGCAGACGAACGCGCGGCTGACGGAGACGCGCGAGGCGGAGACTGCACGCATCCGGCAGCAGGCGGCACGATGGCCGGCCGAGGTCGCGGACGCCATGCTCGCGGCGGCTGCGCTGCCGTTTGCGGACAAGCCGCTGTTGGAGCAATTGGCTGGGCTCCGTTCCTTCGACGCCGCGCTGGAAGCGGATGCGGACCTCCGCGCCATGATCCGTCAGGATCCGGACCGCGCCGCACGCGTCTCTGTCATGCCGGCAGTCCGAGCCGTGCTGACAGAGCTTTACGTCGAGCGACACGGGCACGGCGCTCGCACGCAATTAACGCATGAAGCCGCGCAGTATTATGCGTCGGCGGAGGATACGGTCGCAGCCGCCGCAGTACTGGCAGACGGCGGAGCTTGGGCGGAGCTGTTCGCGCTGCTGGACGCCGCTGCAGCCGGCACATCGCCAAGCGCAAAACAAGCGGCAGCGCCTTCAAGCGGCCGGGCCGCCGGCGTATCCGGCCATGGCGCGGTCGGCACATCGCCAATCGCAAAACAAGCGGCAGCGCCTTCAAGCGGCCGGGCCGCCGGCGTATCCGGCCATGGCGCGGCCGGCACATCGCCAAGTGCAAACGAAGCCGCAGCGTCGGCTCGCTCCCAGACCGCCGCAGCGCTGGAAGCTGCTGCCAAGCCGCCGTCAGACCGCGGCGATGCCGGCGGGGCCGCGCAACCTCCTTCCGCGTCGGCCGCCGCGCCCCGGCAGCGCTTTCCGCTCGCGGACCTGCTGGCACGCTGCCCCGACGAGCTGCTGTTCGGCCGTCCAGGCTTGTTTGCCGCCTATCTGGACGATTGTCTCGCGCGCGGACGCGAAGAGGGATATGTCCGGTTCGAGGCCGCGCTGGAGATGGCGTCCGCACGCTTTGAGCCTGCGCAGACCGCGGCCCTGTACGCTTGGGGAGCCGAGTGGTGCAGGCAGGCGGGCCGTCCGCACAAAGCGCTGGAATATATGCGGCTCGCCGAGTCCCTTCCGGGCACCGAGCCGGAGAGCGCGGAACAAGGCCTGCGCTTGGCCAGGGAGAAGCTGCGGGACGAGCAGAACAAAAGGCTCGTCGAGCAGGCGAGCGCGCTATTGGGCGGAGGCCGGCTCCCGTGGCTCGCCGGCATCCTGCTGGCGCTGAGCGGCTTGCTGTATTTCCACTTCGCCGATCCGTTTGCCGGACTGACCCGGCAGGGGATGGACTTTATCGGCATCGGCATCGCCGCAGTCGTCATGTGGATCGTGCGCGTCGTGCCGGACTACCTCGTCGCGCTATTCATGGCGATGCTGTGGGTGGCGGGCGGCGTCGCCGAGCCGTCGGTCGCGCTGTCCGGCTTTGCCTCGCCAAGCTGGCTCTACATGCTGTTCATTTTGGCGTTGGGCGCGGCGATTACGAAGTCCGGCCTGCTGTACCGCTTTTCCCTGCTTGCGCTGAAGCTGTTCCCCGCGAGCTACCGCGGGCAGTTCTGGGGGATTATCGCGAGCGGCGCGCTGCTGAATCCGCTGATTCCCTCCTCTTCGGCGAAGGTCGGACTCGGCGTGCCGATCGCCCGCACGCTGTCCGAAGCGATGGGTTTCGCTGACCGCTCGCGCGGAATGGCGGGCCTGTCGCTTACGGCGATGGTGTTCTACGGCTTCACGGCGCCGTTCGTGCTGACGGGCTCCTACACCAACGTGATGGCGCTGGGCATGGCCGGCGGAACGAACGGCGTAAGCTGGTTCCAATGGCTGATCTACGCCCTGCCGGCCTTTCTCGTCTTTGGCGGATCGATGGCGGGCTACATGGCCTGGACCTTTCGCCGGCGGGAGCCTGGACGCCCGATCCGCCGGGAGGTGCTCGACGATCAGCTGAAGCTGATCGGGCGGTGGACCCGGAGCGAGCGGGTAACGGCGGCGGCCGCGCTCGGGTCGATCGCGCTGCTCATTCTGCAGCCGCTGCACGGCTTGGACTATGCCTGGGTTATGCTGCTCGGCTTTGCGGCGCTGGTCGTATTCGGCGTACTCGACGGACAGACGCTGAAAACAGGCATCGACTGGCCGTTTCTGCTGTTTATCGGCGTCGCCTTCAGCTTCGCCGAGGTGGCCGAGCGCGTCGGCGTCGTGGAAGCGATGTCTGACGTGCTCGGCGCGCGGATGGCTGCTTTTTCCGGCTCGCCGACGCTGTTTCTCGTCTCGGTCGTGCTGCTGTCGTTTCTCGTGACGCTGATCGTCCGGGACGACGCGGCCGTCATTTTGCTCGTCGTGTCGACCGCGGGCCTGGCGGCGCAGGCAGGCATCCACCCTTGGGTGCTCGTGTTTGTGATTCTTCTGTCGACCGATCCGTTCTTTTTCGCCTATCAATCCCCGACCTATCTGACCGGCTACTATAGCGCGGAAGGCCGCTCGTTTACGCATCGCCAGGGCCAGCTGACCGCGCTCGGCTACGGCCTAGCGGTACTGCTGCTGACCGTCGCCTGCGTGCCCTATTGGAAATGGCTCGGGCTAATCGGTCACGGCGGGTGAGCGACGCCGTTCCTTCCCGGCTGTCGTTCCTGAACTTGGTCGTAGGACGGCGTCGCCTCCGGGCGTTATAATAGCTTTATAGAAATAGATGGACGATAAAAGGGGCTGACGGACATGGGCGACAAAGAGGCCGGTCCAGCGCCGGCGCGCCGCGCCTACAGCCTGCAGCCAGGCGAAGGACGGCTGGAACGCGCCTTCGCCGGAGACCAAGGGCCGTGGCGCGGCGCAATCGCGGGTCTATGGATCGCGGGGGGCGCCGCAGCGGGCGCGGGCATGCTGGGCGCGCCGACGGGCTTCGGAACGCCGGTCGATCTCCTGTCGGCGGTGTCCGCGCATACGGGGGCCTTTGCTTTATTTTCGCTTTTCGCCGCATGGGCCTTGACGTTCGTCCCCCGGCTGTCCGGTCCGTTCGCGACGGTTGGCGGTCTGCTTTATACGGGCGCGCTCGTCTTTTTTTTGCTGTTTTTCAGCGATATGGGCGTTATTCTATCGCTTCTATTGGCATGCGCATATACGCTCGCCGCCGCCGGAACGGGCTGGCTGCTTGCCGCAGCGTTCGCGCGGGAGACCGGCAAGCGCCGGCGATACGCCTCTATTTTGGCGCTGGTGCTATTGGCCGGCGCGGTTGCCTGGGCGGCGGATCCTTCCCTTCTGCGGCCGGATTGGCCGGTTCGCTTTTCGATGGACGATGCCGATTCCGCGGCCGACGCGGGCGAAGGGAGCGCAGGGGACGCCGATGGCGCCGAGAGCGTCTTTCTTCCACTAACGACGGGCGATCCGTCGCTGCCCGGCAGCTTCGCGTTCGACGCCTTCACATACGGAAGCGGAACCGACCGTCGCCCTGAGTTCGGCAAGGAAGCGCAGCTGATCTCGGAGCCGGTGGACGCGTCCGCCTATTTGAAGGACTGGCCGCTTCTTCGCAAATGGTACTGGGGGTTCGGTCCGAAGACGCTTCCGTTAAACGGGCGCGTGTGGATGCCGCGCGGAGAAGGCGCCTTTCCGCTCGTGTTGATCGTTCACGGCAATCATGCGATGGAGGATTATTCGGACGGGGGCTACGCCTATCTGGGCGAGCAGCTCGCCAGCCGCGGCTACATCGCCGTATCGGTCGACGAGAACTTCCTTAATTACTCCGTCTGGTCAGGCATCCCGGATGAGGATATGAAGCTGAGAGCCTGGATGCTGCTTCGGCATATCGGCCAACTGCGGGACTATAACGAAGATAGCGACACTCCGTTCTACGGCAAGGTGGATCTGCAAAAAATTTCTCTCGTCGGCCACTCGCGAGGCGGGCAAGCGGTCGCCATGGCGGCGGACCGGGACGAATGGTTCGATGGCGATGCTTCTTTGCTTTCGGCGTCGGACTATCGGATCGTATCGATCGCGGCGATCGCGCCGACCGATACCGTCGTGGACGGAAAGCAGCCGCGGCTGCGCAACATTTCTTATCTGACGCTGCAGGGTGCGTCCGATGCCGATATCAACGATTTTTTCGGCGATCGGCAATATTCGCGCACGACGTTTTCGGCGGGAGGGACAGGGCAAGCCGGTTCGGCGTTCAAAGCGTCCCTCTACATAGAGGGCGCGAACCACGGGCAATTTAACGAAAGCTGGGGCCAGCGCGACAGCTCGCTGCCGGCGGGGCTTTTTCTCCGCAAGCCCGCGCTTCCGGGAGAGGCGCAGCGGACGATCGCCAAGGGCTACCTGACCGCCTTTATGGAAGTGACGCTCGGCGGAGACGGCGCCTACATGCCGCTATTCGAAGATTATCGCTCGGCGAGCGCCTATCTTCCGGCTACGCGCTATGTCAGCCGTTACGAAAGCGATGCCTTTATGGCGTTGGCGCGGTTCGACGGCGAAGATGCCGTTCCCGCGCATCCCGGCGCAGGCATATCGGGAGCGTCCGAAGGCGTGACTGCAGAAGTCACCGAAGCGCTGGACAGGCAGCGGCACGGCAAGGGTACGCACGGGCTCGCGTTGCGGTGGGCAACCGACGGCTCATATACGATGACGTGGGGGAAAGTCTTTGCGACCGGCGCTTCCACAAACGGCAAAGCCGCGCTCGCCTTTGCGATGGCCGATCTGTCCCGCGACCTCAAGGGACAAAGCGGAACGATTCACGCAGCGGCGATACGGATCGGCCTGACGGACGCGAACGGAATCTATGTCGAGCTGCCGCTCTCGGATTTCGCCTCGCCGCAGCCGCTTTTTCGCGCCTCGATTACCCGTCTGGGTCCGCTGGAGTCTCTTGTTGACGACGGAAAGTACCGGGAGCCGTACGAGCCGGTATTCCAAACCTATCGATTGCCGCTTGGCGCCTGGACGGAGGCGAATCCGTCATTCGAGCCGGGTACCCTGAGCGGAATCTCGTTCGTGCTGAGCGGCGGTCCGGTAAAAGTCATGCTGGACGATATCGGTATCAGCCCCTTTTGACTCCCAATGCGAACTGTAATTCGCATGTTGACAGTTGGCGGGGGGCGGCCGTATACTGTGTTTGAAAGAGCACAGTTGAACGCTGTCCCGATACCGGTTAAGCCGGCTCGCGACGTTAACTGTGTCCAATACACACATAGATCATTAAGTGGAGGGAATATTTATGAGCGAAGCTACCGCAAGCGCAACCGAGTATGCAAGCGTCGTCCGCGAACGCCATTCCGTACGTCAATACGATCCGAACGCCACGATCTCCGAATCCGAGCTGAAGGAGATTCTGTCCGAGGCGTCCCTGGCGCCGTCGAGCAGCAATACGCAATCCTGGCGCTTCCTCGTTTTCCATGACAAGGAGCTGCAACAAAAGCTGCTGCCGATCGCGAACAACCAGCAGCAAATCGTTGATTCGTCCGCGGTCGTCGCAGTGCTTGCGGATCGCGAAGGCTTCAAGCGTCTCGGACAAATCAACGACATCGCGGTGGAGAAGGGCATCATGCCTCGCGAATTCGCCGACCAGTTCACAGAGCGCAGCATTGCGATGTACGGCAGCCTGAGCAAGGAAAAGCAAACGCAAATCGCGCTTGTCGACGGCGGCCTCGTCAGCATGCAAATCATGCTGTCGGCCAAGGCGCGCGGCTACGACACGGTACCGATGGGCGGCTTCGACGCCGCGCGTCTCGTGGAAGAGTTCGGGATCCCCGAGACCCTCGTACCGGTCATGCTTATCGCAGTGGGCAAGGGAGCGGCTCCAGGCAGAGCGACAGCGCGTCTGCCGCTCGAGGAGATCACGTTCTGGAACGGCCAGGGCCTGAAGTAAGACTCAAATTCACCTCAAAGGACGAAGCGGCGCGCATGCTGCTTCGTCTTTTGTGCGCTTGGCAGCGCAACCGACTAACGGGTGAAAGTCCCGCGTACGCCGCGAGGTGGCGGAAGTACATAGCAGAGGCGTAGTGCCGGGGCCCGCAAGGGACGGTGCGGAGGATGCCAAGGCAAAACCCGGAACAGGCGGCATACACCAAGTTGGCTGACGGAGCCGGATAACCCTGCAAAAGAAGGGTAGTCCTATACCATCCATAGGCTCCGTAAGTTAAGAGGACTGGATTCGGGGGAAAGCCGGTTGACGTGACCCAAGGAGAGCCCATCGTCTCCGCGCAGAAAGTTTTTTTTTTTGTAGCGGTATCAGAGTTCAAGATCGTGAGGATCAAGAAGGAAGGTACGGACGGTGGGCAGTCAGAAGAAGGGATAGTAGCGAGAAAGCCTGCCGGAAAGGCCGCAAAGGTAGGTGAATCGGCGTCAGGTCGCCGATGCGTGCCCCGACTCAAAAGGCGGGGACACGTGTGAAGCCCGGAACCGTGAAAGAAGCGTGAATGAGGGAAA from Cohnella hashimotonis carries:
- a CDS encoding alpha/beta hydrolase family protein, which produces MGDKEAGPAPARRAYSLQPGEGRLERAFAGDQGPWRGAIAGLWIAGGAAAGAGMLGAPTGFGTPVDLLSAVSAHTGAFALFSLFAAWALTFVPRLSGPFATVGGLLYTGALVFFLLFFSDMGVILSLLLACAYTLAAAGTGWLLAAAFARETGKRRRYASILALVLLAGAVAWAADPSLLRPDWPVRFSMDDADSAADAGEGSAGDADGAESVFLPLTTGDPSLPGSFAFDAFTYGSGTDRRPEFGKEAQLISEPVDASAYLKDWPLLRKWYWGFGPKTLPLNGRVWMPRGEGAFPLVLIVHGNHAMEDYSDGGYAYLGEQLASRGYIAVSVDENFLNYSVWSGIPDEDMKLRAWMLLRHIGQLRDYNEDSDTPFYGKVDLQKISLVGHSRGGQAVAMAADRDEWFDGDASLLSASDYRIVSIAAIAPTDTVVDGKQPRLRNISYLTLQGASDADINDFFGDRQYSRTTFSAGGTGQAGSAFKASLYIEGANHGQFNESWGQRDSSLPAGLFLRKPALPGEAQRTIAKGYLTAFMEVTLGGDGAYMPLFEDYRSASAYLPATRYVSRYESDAFMALARFDGEDAVPAHPGAGISGASEGVTAEVTEALDRQRHGKGTHGLALRWATDGSYTMTWGKVFATGASTNGKAALAFAMADLSRDLKGQSGTIHAAAIRIGLTDANGIYVELPLSDFASPQPLFRASITRLGPLESLVDDGKYREPYEPVFQTYRLPLGAWTEANPSFEPGTLSGISFVLSGGPVKVMLDDIGISPF
- a CDS encoding nitroreductase family protein, translated to MSEATASATEYASVVRERHSVRQYDPNATISESELKEILSEASLAPSSSNTQSWRFLVFHDKELQQKLLPIANNQQQIVDSSAVVAVLADREGFKRLGQINDIAVEKGIMPREFADQFTERSIAMYGSLSKEKQTQIALVDGGLVSMQIMLSAKARGYDTVPMGGFDAARLVEEFGIPETLVPVMLIAVGKGAAPGRATARLPLEEITFWNGQGLK